The Impatiens glandulifera chromosome 3, dImpGla2.1, whole genome shotgun sequence genome contains a region encoding:
- the LOC124930263 gene encoding coiled-coil domain-containing protein 1-like: MRTEKSFSDESSQDTSRSTTRVSSHVPSATSPQNKEDNSPTSQDNRVTQAQHDVKFDELRKDIKELTRDVNELKTEMKKKDVAADLVEKDLEMNKDAHDVVDDMNKDAHDVVDDGLNENKDSVRLEMNKEADDDVNDGLNEKVDVVAADGLNDDVGLEMKKEADNVDDGLNEKEDAVAADGLNDDVGLEMIKEADDNEKDIASEAENKDADGVHGLNEKKDIASEAENKDVVAELGKNEAELKMDDNEDLATKKKKEFATKKKELGTKRKVELTKKRLQELAKKRKAESKKKKDDDVLELTPTKFEGQNFRRKKKSTPIGELHRP; this comes from the exons ATGAGGACCGAGAAGTCATTTAGTGATGAATCTAGCCAAGACACCTCTCGGTCTACTACTCGTGTATCTAGCCATGTCCCTTCAGCAACGAGTCCTCAAAATAAAGAAGACAATTCTCCAACTAGCCAAGACAATCGGGTGACTCAAGCCCAGCATGATGTCAAGTTTGATGAGCTGAGAAAGGATATTAAAGAGCTGACAAGGGATGTGAATGAGCTTAAAACTGAAATGAAG AAGAAAGATGTTGCTGCTGATTTAGTGGAGAAGGATTTGGAGATGAACAAAGATGCTCatgatgttgttgatgat atgaacaAAGATGCTCatgatgttgttgatgatgggCTGAATGAGAACAAAGATTCTGTTAGGTTGGAGATGAACAAAGAAGCCGATGATGATGTTAATGATGGGCTGAATGAGAAAGTTGATGTTGTTGCTGCTGATGGGTTGAATGATGatgttgggttggagatgaaaaAAGAAGCTGATAATGTTGATGATGGACtgaatgagaaagaagatgctGTTGCTGCTGATGGGTTGAATGATGatgttgggttggagatgatcaAAGAAGCTGATGATAATGAAAAAGATATTGCTTCTGAGGCTGAAAACAAAGATGCTGATGGTGTTCATGGGTTGAATGAGAAAAAAGATATTGCTTCTGAGGCTGAAAACAAAgatgttgtt GCTGAGTTGGGAAAAAATGAGGCTGAGTTGAAGATGGACGACAATGAAGATTTGgccacgaagaagaagaaggagttTGCGACGAAAAAGAAGGAGTTGGGCACGAAGAGGAAGGTCGAGTTGACCAAGAAGAGGTTGCAGGAGTTGGCCAAGAAAAGGAAGGCGGagtcgaagaagaagaaggatgatgatgtATTAGAATTGACTCCAACAAAATTTGAGGGACAGAATTTTCGGAGAAAGAAGAAGTCCACACCAATTGGGGAACTACACAGACCCTAA
- the LOC124930264 gene encoding uncharacterized protein LOC124930264 has protein sequence MDMEQEEMQFLGLIGIYVQSYKIIITWRKLFSRITLALILPLSIIFLAQMEINDILFYRIDRNEERLEHTPYNSPKYDKLSDLISSEWAFFFLFRLLYWTFVLVFSLLSTSAVVYTVASVYTGKHVSFREIISVVPKVWKRLAVTFLCAFAFFFLYNIVFTLLFVLWAFTLSGSDGVGPVTIIVLFVAYFIGFIYMSIIWQMASVVSVMEDSFGLGAMRKSKDLIKGKMWIAIVIFVKLNVSLAAIQILFQLLVAYGGGSAALKIGMGVLCLLLLLKLILMGLVIQTVFYFVCKSYHHQSIDKSALSDHLDVYLGEYEPLKEKDVQLQHFQV, from the coding sequence ATGGACATGGAGCAGGAAGAGATGCAATTCCTAGGCTTAATCGGCATCTACGTCCAATCGTACAAAATAATCATTACATGGCGCAAACTCTTCAGTCGAATCACTCTAGCCTTAATCCTTCCCCTTTCAATCATCTTCTTAGCCCAGATGGAAATCAACGACATACTCTTCTACCGAATCGACCGCAACGAAGAACGCCTCGAACACACTCCATACAATTCCCCCAAATACGACAAACTTTCCGACCTTATTTCCTCCGAATgggctttcttcttccttttcagACTCCTTTACTGGACATTCGTTTTAGTCTTCTCCCTCCTCTCCACCTCCGCCGTCGTCTACACCGTCGCCTCCGTCTACACCGGCAAACACGTCTCCTTCCGCGAGATCATCTCCGTCGTCCCCAAAGTCTGGAAACGCCTAGCCGTCACTTTCCTCTGCGCCTTCGCGTTCTTCTTCCTTTACAATATTGTTTTCACTTTACTCTTTGTTCTATGGGCTTTTACCCTTTCCGGATCCGACGGCGTCGGCCCGGTCACGATAATCGTCTTGTTTGTGGCCTACTTTATTGGGTTTATATACATGTCGATAATATGGCAGATGGCTAGCGTAGTGTCGGTTATGGAAGATTCGTTTGGATTGGGGGCTATGAGGAAGAGTAAGGATTTGATTAAGGGGAAGATGTGGATTGCCATTGTCATATTTGTGAAGCTGAATGTGTCTTTGGCGGCGATTCAGATTTTGTTTCAGCTTTTGGTGGCGTACGGCGGTGGAAGTGCGGCGCTGAAGATTGGGATGGGAGTTTTgtgtttgttgttgttgttgaaacTGATTTTGATGGGATTGGTTATCCAAACGGTGTTTTACTTCGTTTGTAAGTCATATCATCATCAAAGTATTGATAAGTCTGCACTTTCGGATCATTTGGATGTTTATCTTGGTGAGTATGAACCATTGAAGGAGAAGGATGTTCAACTACAACACTTCCAAGTTTGA